One Lepisosteus oculatus isolate fLepOcu1 chromosome 12, fLepOcu1.hap2, whole genome shotgun sequence genomic window, CAAAACTCTTTTCGAGTCCCGATCTATGAGCAcaggtgtccctcagggctgtgtgagctcagcagttctgttcacactttatacaaatgattgtacaagcagtagtcaaagcagcttcattttcaaattctcaGACAATACAGCTGTTCTTGGCTTAATGCACAGCTGTGTAGATGTCAGAAATCCAAAGGTTTGTGCAATGGTGTGACAACAACAGCCTCATTCTGAATGTTAAAACAGTTTTCTGATCCCAGAGCAATTGGTGATCACTCACAAGCAGTAATCCACAATGAATTTATCACTCAGGTCGACTCATATAAGTACCCAGGTGTACACAGAGACAGTCACCTGTGCTGGACTACTCATGATGAGAGTGTTTGCTCCAAAGATCAGCAGCGCTTATATTTCTTGTGAAGACTAAGAGTGTTTGGGTTCGACAGGAAGTATCACAGGACAGgaaggctcactgttcctcaggctgggacagatcacacactgtattattattattgagagacaggctcactgtctgttcctcaggctgggacaggagatcacacactgtattattattattgagagacaggctcactgtctgttcctcaggctgtgacaggagatcacacactgtattattattattgagagacaggctcactgttcctcaggctgggacaggagatcacacactgtattattattattattgagagacaggttcactgttcctcaggctgggacaggagatcacacactgtattattattattgagagacaggttcactgttcctcgggctgggacaggagatcacacactgtatttttattattgagagacaggttcactgttcctcgggcatttgaaaatgaagctgctttgactactgcttgtacaatcatttgtataaagtgtgaGCAGAACTGGTGagctcacacagccctgaggggcacCTGTGCTCATAGATCGTGACTCGAAAAGAGTTTTGTTGACCGAGTATGTGTCCCAATAGgacacatactgggctgccaatTCAACTGAGGTCCTGCCAGACccattgtgattctggcaggtgtgggaactctgggttTAGAGTTGTAAATTTGGGGAAGAATACACTATCTCATACTCCACAGACATACTGTTTATAGTATCCACACTCCACAGACACACTGTTTACAGTATCCACACTCCACAAACACACTGTGTGTATAATATCCACACTCCACAGATACAACCAACAAAAAAATGATACACAAGTATATGAGGCGCGCATTTGCAGAAATTCTCTTTGGTACAACTGGTGCGTCTGCAGTGCATGTATCTGTGAACGAGGGTCTCCATCAGGTGTCTGTGACACGAGATAACATATCAGCGGCACGCAGGACGAGCGCAGCTCCGGCTACTGTCACTACTGCAACAGCTCCGGTCAGACCCCTCCAGTCCCGCAGACTGTACAATCCCCTCCAGTCCCGCACACTGTCAGACCCCTCCAGTCCCGCACACCGGTCAGACCCCTCCAGTCCCGCACACTGTCAGACCCCTCCAGTCCCGCACACCGGTCAGACCCCTCCAGTCCCGCACACCGGTCAGACCCCTCCAGTCCCGCACACTGTCAGACCCCTCCAGTCCCGCACACTGTCAGACCCCTCCAGTCCCGCACACCGGTCAGACCCCTCCAGTCCCGCAGACTGCCCTTATTACAGGTCACTGTACATGATCTATGAGGGCGATTGCGTCGCTCTTTCAGAAACACGGGGATCTCAGTCGGCTGAACTCGCTCCGTCACGCACCACCGTTATTTCACGAAGGAATATTTATCAAGAGAACGACAATTTCGCGAATCGAAGACACGCATCCCGTTGCTCATTCGACTGTGATGGGAATGTTAGCTTTAcgtgtgtgggctctgtgtCGCCACACGTTGGTAACTGCATCAGACAGCCCGATGGAGGGGCTGCGTGTTTAAACAGCCCCACTCCGGCTCCGCCGTGCTGCGTGCATTTATTTCTCTGTGCTTCATGAACCGTGACAGCGCTGCACAGTCAAATGAGACAAACACTGAAAAAACGGATTAACTCTAGAATGCGGCTTTTCATGCAACGACGGGAATTTATAAAACCAAAAcgcaaacaacattttttttcctatttataGTTACTGCTgatgtcatttaaaataatataattttgtcTCACCCGGTAATTTCAGAGCTCGAGATAGCGCTGCTGCCATCACCTCCTGTCTCGAGCCGCAGAACctcaatactgtttttttttgggctTCAGGCGCCAGCGGTGCATTCTGGGAGGTGTAGTCTTTCTCTCGGGTACGGGGGGAGGTGAAGGGAGCTTTCCCGTGCTGCGTGCTCGagaaaactacatttcccaggagCGCTAAGCGTGCGGTCTGCGGAGATTGAGACGGATCTGAGAGTGTGGGACGGGATAGAGCTTCAACATGTCTgttgaaatatgaaaaatagtaaaatactGAATTTAATAACATATATGTATAGAAATATACATCGATACGAAACACACAATCATTCTAAATAATCCTACTATGATTCAGAAAGTATTAACCCGGTCCTGCGGTTAAAACAACTTTTGCggttatatagcgccttttatTCCCCAGAGATCTCCCAGCGCTTCTAACACAGCAGGGGTACTGATGTACCGCCCCCCAGCAGAGAGCGCTAAAGGACTCGCAGCCCAGCGGGGGTCCAGACTTTTAAAATGGCAAGTCcactccctcccctctctccctcctctctctctcctctctctttcccccctttctcccctctctctctcctctccctcccctctcttctctctctctctcctctccctcctctctcttctctctctcctctccctcctctctcttctctctctctcctctccctcctctcttctctctctctctcccctctctctcccccctctctcctctccctcctctctctctcctctctctctccctcctctctctctcctctctccctcctctctctctcctctctccctcctctctcttctctctctctctccctcctctctctctcctctccctccctcctccctcctctctccctcctctccctcttctctctcctctctccctcctctctctctcctctccctcccctctctcctctctccctcctctctctctcctctctcccctctctctcctctccctcctctctcttctctctctcctctccctcctctctcttctctctctctcctctctcccctctctctcctctctcccctctcccctctctctctcctctcccctctctcccccctctcccctctctctctctcctccctctcccctccctctctcgtTCCCATCACCCAcagctctctgtgtaaagacacTCTCGTGTCCCTGCGCGCCAAAAGAGACCCCCCCCCCGACCGGACTCTCTCCGCCCCCCTGAGGTGGGAGGACAAGTCTCAGTAGTGAGACAGGAGCCGCCCCTCACCTCCCAGCGCGCGGACCCCCACAGCGGGGCGCGCAGAGGCTGCGACGGCCTGCTCCCGCGCGACGAGTCCTCCAGCGCTCTTCCTCACCCCCACTCCCAGCGCAGCGCAGGCCCTGGGGACCCCCCGCCTGCCTGGGGCTCCAGgccgctccccacacagcagctctcaggagGGCGTGGCTGGTAAAGGCGGGGGGACTCGTCCCAGCGGGTGTCCCACCCAGGTGCTGGCCAGACCCCCacggctgggctccagtgggctgccagctgggagccgCAGGGTGACGTGGGCCTGGCGTCTCACACCACAGTGCCCTACGGCACGGCTCTGCACTGAAGGCTTTTTAATCGTATAAGACTGCGATATTATATCATagcaatgttaataataataataatgtttctttattagccctatacaatttcttgcattgggaattcgtcttttcgcataccccagcttttctccatggagacacagacacacagacagggagagaagctgggggtcagagcgcagggtcagccattgtacggcgcccctggagcagttggggtgaagggcctcgctcaggggcccaatggagtaggattcctctgccggccgcgggatttgaaccggcaaccttccagccacaggcgcagatcctgagccacagagccaccgctccgcccaacgTCCCCAGGTGTGTCACCAAGAACCGAGAACCCTAGGACAATCTGCTACACGTGTCCCTATCTCACAGAGAAGATCATCTCCTGATATCACCTGGGGACAGAGCCAAGAGCTTCGGGGTTCTGCGATTCATGTTCTGGACGAGGGAAACGGGCAGAGCTTTGCGGTGTCGTGTCTCCGCCGTGCGACAGGGGGCGCTGGCGAGGCCCCGCCCACTCGCCCCTCCCCCACGCCATGGGCGCGCCCGCAGCGGCGGCGGCAGCTCCCGTCGCGCGCGGATGGCGTGTCGGCGGCCTGACGTCACGCGGGGCCAGCGGAGGACTTCCTTGAGCCCCCGGGAGTGAGCGCGCTCTGTGGAGTCTCGAGCCCAAGGCGGGTTGGCGACGTGAAGGCAGAGCGAGAGCAGGAGCACGAGCGGGCGGCCAGGCTGTCATGACAACCCGTAACCGCCGCACACGCGCGCAGGAGTCCTCTTTGTAGCTCTGTGGGCCGGAACCGCTCGGCCTGCGACCGAACTCGGCGCCCGTCCGGGCAGGCGGCAGCGCCACAGGAACCGTCCGGCCGGCCGGCCGGCGAACTGAGGGGGGCTAACGCACGGCGGACTACGCACTCCGTGGGGTCGTCCTCGGCTGAAGCGGGCGAGCGGCCGCCATGTCGGCTCAGGCCCAGATGCGGGCCATGCTGGACCAGCTCATGGGCACGGCGAGAGACGGTGAGTAGGCCCTCGGCCGCGGCGGGGCGCCTCGGGCAGCGCGGTTCCACGGGGTTTGGGGGCCCGGGCGGGACACGGGGGAGGCCTCCGGGGTACTTTTTGAAGCCGGACTCGGCGTTTTCGCCGAAACTCGCCGCTTCGGCTGCGAGTCCTGTTATTGAAACTGGCGACGGGGGCGGGACGGAGGCGGCGGCTCCGCCAGTCAGAGCGGCGCCCGCCCGGACAGGCGTGGGGCTCCGCCAATCGGGGAGCGGGAGCGGGAGAGTGACGGGCGCCCCCGCCGGTGAGAGCCCGGGCGAGCTCGACGCTGGCCAATCAGGACGGGGGGTGGGTCGTGGCGCAGGGGACTTCGGTTGGTACGAGAATGGCGAAGCGGAAGAGTGACGCGTGTTTGGGTATTTCGGACGGGCCGGTTATTGCAAAACGACATCCCCGCGGCTTCCCCCAGTCCAGAGTGGACTAGGCGGAATGTGAGCCCGCGCACCATCGCGCTTTTTACAGGAAAGGACTCGGACCCTTTCCCCCTTGAAATTCGGACATCTCCCAACGAGTTGTGTTTCAGCAACAAGTTTGTGAAAACTGACATCCCGGGTGGCGAGAGGCGGCCATCTATCTGGTTTGGGTTGTAATCTCCTCCTGACGGGTGCCCCAGCCTCTCTTCATGCTGAATATGAAGGCTTCTCTTCTCTCTTGCTGGCGGCGACGGTTCCGAGCTTCAGAAGCTCGAGTACGTAACCGAAGAAGAGTCCGGCCTTTTCCCTGTGGATCCCAGGCACTCCTCCCCGGGATCATGGCTGGAAAACGCTTCCCAGACTCCCTCCTGCCCCAGCACGGGAGAAgagccctgcccctgcccctgccccagcACGGGAGCAGAGCCCTGGTGCTGGTCCTGCCCCAGGACAGTTTCACCTTGGTTTCTCCGGGGCCTCTGGAGTGGAGGTGTAATTCATGTCCTGCCTGTTGTTCCGCAACGTGACAGGGAACAGGCGTCTTCGCTAATTAGGGGTCTTGGTTAATTGCCCAAGGCTGATCTAACTGCATAACCTTCTGACCTCGTTGGCACCCTGTATGTTAACAAACTGCTGCTGGCCAGTCATAGAACCATATGCCAATCAAGGCCTCCTAaaaacccccctctctgaactggctccatccccctgctctcctccccactgagagctggtggactggagcatcatcaaggtgggggtacacactggttggggtggaggggatccccatgacctgtacagcACTGTGAGTGGGGTGTGCAGAAGAGCGCTGTAgaagtgtgagcaattattacGAACCTTTTGTGTGGAAAATGTAGGGAGTGGGAGACGAGGTTAACCTGTCCTGCTCTCCTTCCTGCAGTAGTGAGATCTGCAGCCTGGTTTCCCAGACCTCAGTCCTGTGCTGGGAGGCTCTTTCCAGAGCCCTGGAGCAGGCCGGGCCGCGACCCGCAACCCGCCCTGGGGCTCGACCTCCGCCCGCCCGCCCGCCCGCGCGCCATCGAGTAACGGCCCGACCGTTTGATTTCAGGGGACAGCATGCGCCAGAGGATCAAGTTCACGGATGACCGAGTGTGCAAGAGCCACCTGCTGGACTGCTGCCCCCACGACATCCTGTCCGGAACGGTGTGTACCCCCGTCGGTCGCTCTTGGGGCTCGCGCCCGGGGCCGGCAGGGCGGTCTCGGTGTTGGCGGCTTGCGGGGCGACGCCTCGTCCAGACGGCCGGTCTGAAGAGCCGGCTCGTGTGGTGTGGCTGACCACTGGCTCGCCGGGCTCGGGCCTGTGGCGCGTCCAGTGAGACCGTCGCTCCGGGGGGCTTCGGCCGGGCCGCGGGTCGGTCAGCTGGTCCCGGGTGGTCGGAGAGGTAACGGGGCTGTGCCTTGTGTTCCAGAGGATGGACCTGGGGGAGTGTGTCAAAGTTCACGACCTGGCGCTCCGGGCGGACTACGAGATCGCCTCCAAAAATCAGGAGTTCTTCTTCGAGCTGGATGTGAGTCTGAGAGCCCCTTGTCTGCTGCACTTGACTGTGACTTTACTGTGCGTCGTCTCCCTGTGTGGGGTCTGTaccctccctgtctctccctgtgtgggGTCTGTaccctccctgtctctccctgtgtgggGTCTGTaccctccctgtctctccctgtgtgggGTCTGTaccctccctgtctctccctgtgtgggGTCTGTaccctccctgtctctccctgtgtgggGTCTGTaccctccctgtctctccctgtgtgggGTCTGTACCCTCTCTCTTGCTTGTGTGTCTGTATTCACACCCCTGTCTCTCTTGCAGGCGGCGGAGCACCTGCAGTCCTTCATCGCGGACTGTGACCGCCGCACAGAGCTGGCCAAGAAGCGGCTGGCGGAGACTCAGGAGGAGATCAGCGCAGAGGTGGCTGCCAAGGTGGGTGAGCCACTCCTGAGGCCAGCCAGCCGATCGCCCtgtctgcccctgcccctgccccagcCCGATCGCCCTGTCTGCCCCTGCCCCAGCCCCAGCCCGATCGCCCTGTCTGCCCCAGCTTGTGACTGCGCTGGTCTCACTCTCCCTCACTCTGGGGTGTCAGTAcagccctgtctcactctccctcaCTCTGGGGTGTCTGTTCAGCCCTGTCTCACTCCCCCTCACTCTGGGGTGTCAGTTCAGCCCCGAGACTGCGCTGGTCTCACTCCCCCTCTGTACGGCAGGCGGAGCGAGTGCACGAGCTGAACGAGGAGATCGGGAAGCTGCTGGCCCGGGCGGAGCAGCTGGGCGGCGAGGGGAACGTGGAGGAGGCGCAGCAGGTCCTGGAGAAGGTGGAGAAGACCCGGGAGCTGAAGAGGGAGGCGGAGGTGGGTGTGCGATCGCCCGCGAGCTGCGTCACTGCCCTGTCTGCGCTCCTGCTGTAGACAGTGTGGCAAACAGGCCCGAGGGTGTGCCGCAGTGTGAGGGGGCTCTGTGCCCTGTGACAGGTGTGCGCTGTCTCTGTGTGCCGTGTTTCAGGTGTGCACAGTGTCTCTGCGTGCCATGTTTCAGGTGTGCGCTGTCTCTGCGTGCCCTGTGTCAGGTGTGCACAGTGTCTGTGTGCCTTGTGTCAGGTGTGACTGATCGAGTACACGTTAACGACTGTCCTGGGGCTCTGTGCCTTGTGTCAGGTGTGCGCTGTCTCTCTGTGCCCTGTGTCAGGTGTgcacagtgtctgtgtctgtgtcaggtgtGACTGATCGAGTACACGTTAACGACTGTCCTGGGGCTCTGTGCCGTGTTTCAGGTGTGCGCTGTCTCTGCGTGCCGTGTTTCAGGTGTGCGCTGTCTCTGCGTGCCCTGTGACAGGTGTGACTGATCCAGTACACGTTAACGACTGTCCTGTGACAGGTGTGCGCTGTCTCTGCGCGCCCTGTGACAGGTGTGAATGATCCAGTACGTTAACGACTGTCCTGTGGCTCTTTGTCATGTGACAGGACGTGTACAGGAACTCCATGCCCGCCTCCAGTTTCCAGCAGCAGAAACTCCGGGTGTGCGAGGTCTGCTCCGCCTACCTGGGTCTCCACGACAACGACCGTCGCCTGGCTGACCACTTTGGCGGGAAGCTGCACCTGGGCTTCATCGAGATCAGGGAGAAACTGGAGAAAATGAAGGttatagagagacagaggaactgacttactggacactccagtacatgaacactgcactgagagagaggggttcatacagacacactgactggacactccagtacatgaacactgcactgagagagagaggggttcatacagacacactgactggacactccagtacatgaacacagcactgagagagagaggggttcatacagacacactgactggacactccagtacatgaacactgcactgagagagagaggggttcatacagacacactgactggacactccagtacatgaacactgatATTTAATGTCTTGAGTGACAGCTCCCTCTCTTCTCAGAAAGCGGTGGCAGACAAGCGAATGCAGCGCAGTCTGGACCGTGTGAAACGAtgggaggagagagaagaacgagcgagagaggaggagagggagaaggagaaagagagggagaaggagaaaGAGAAGAAGAGGTAAGTCCATAAGATCTCTAAATTATTTCACTGACCGCACTAGATctacagtctctctctcacactgtagGGTTATTCCACTGACAGCACTAGATCTACAggctctctctcacactgtagGGTTATTCCACTGACATCACTAGATCTAcagtctctctcacactgtagGGTTATTCCACTGACAGCACTAGATCTAcagtctctctcacactgtagggttattccactgacagcactagatctacagtctctctctcacactgta contains:
- the LOC102689485 gene encoding putative RNA-binding protein Luc7-like 2 isoform X1; amino-acid sequence: MSAQAQMRAMLDQLMGTARDGDSMRQRIKFTDDRVCKSHLLDCCPHDILSGTRMDLGECVKVHDLALRADYEIASKNQEFFFELDAAEHLQSFIADCDRRTELAKKRLAETQEEISAEVAAKAERVHELNEEIGKLLARAEQLGGEGNVEEAQQVLEKVEKTRELKREAEDVYRNSMPASSFQQQKLRVCEVCSAYLGLHDNDRRLADHFGGKLHLGFIEIREKLEKMKKAVADKRMQRSLDRVKRWEEREERAREEEREKEKEREKEKEKKRTRSRSGERWREGSSHRSRHKRSSPSRERERRHRHSDRHADRHADRPRSRSQSHSHRRKKKRGSGERERCPRPGDGERHRERDKSGSPERDGERQGPCGRACSPSLERERGSSSDERESGEI
- the LOC102689485 gene encoding putative RNA-binding protein Luc7-like 2 isoform X2, giving the protein MSAQAQMRAMLDQLMGTARDGDSMRQRIKFTDDRVCKSHLLDCCPHDILSGTRMDLGECVKVHDLALRADYEIASKNQEFFFELDAAEHLQSFIADCDRRTELAKKRLAETQEEISAEVAAKAERVHELNEEIGKLLARAEQLGGEGNVEEAQQVLEKVEKTRELKREAEDVYRNSMPASSFQQQKLRVCEVCSAYLGLHDNDRRLADHFGGKLHLGFIEIREKLEKMKKAVADKRMQRSLDRVKRWEEREERAREEEREKEKEREKEKEKKREGSSHRSRHKRSSPSRERERRHRHSDRHADRHADRPRSRSQSHSHRRKKKRGSGERERCPRPGDGERHRERDKSGSPERDGERQGPCGRACSPSLERERGSSSDERESGEI